From Rhodoferax sp. AJA081-3, the proteins below share one genomic window:
- a CDS encoding histidine phosphatase family protein has protein sequence MDLILWRHAEAVEEGRDGDDMARVLTPRGEKQAARMAAWLDRQLPDSARIWVSPARRTEQTAHALQRKFRFSPAISPMASSAQLLELVQWPQAKGCVLVVGHQPTLGQTIASLLGLSASECAVKKGALWWLRYREREAGAQTVVVTVQSPEVL, from the coding sequence ATGGACCTGATCCTGTGGCGGCACGCCGAGGCGGTGGAAGAGGGGCGCGATGGTGATGACATGGCGCGGGTTTTGACCCCCCGCGGTGAGAAGCAGGCTGCACGCATGGCGGCCTGGCTGGACCGCCAGTTGCCAGACAGCGCACGTATCTGGGTGAGCCCTGCACGGCGCACCGAACAAACGGCACACGCCCTGCAACGCAAATTCCGCTTCAGCCCGGCCATAAGCCCGATGGCGAGCAGCGCCCAATTGCTGGAGCTGGTGCAGTGGCCCCAGGCCAAGGGCTGTGTCCTGGTAGTGGGCCACCAGCCCACACTGGGCCAGACCATTGCCAGCCTGTTGGGCCTGAGTGCCAGCGAATGCGCTGTGAAAAAAGGCGCATTGTGGTGGCTGCGCTACCGCGAGCGTGAGGCCGGCGCGCAGACCGTGGTGGTAACCGTGCAATCACCCGAAGTGTTGTAA
- a CDS encoding phosphodiesterase, translating to MAHTSDYFESTLAQRVSKASLGISGSGRAVRIAAIESPEDVGPLQRVLNASSLYPVFQPIVNLGDATIHAHEALIRGPGGSALHTPDALLRAAASEGLEFEFEYACVVAALRAWGKMDVPGRLFVNMSAAALTQLLTTKGTGELLRQMNALGVLPRMLVLEITEHERVEDMDALADAVAQIRGAGVSLALDDFGDGRSSLRLWSQLKPEVVKIDKYFTKNISQHGDKLKTIQALLQIADIFGTALVAEGIERQDDLRVLRDLGISYGQGYFLGHPNLAPLQYLGADAQRVLAERQIVVFPELSRATPNGQLRNLALVDAPTVHADTSNDELAACFAQWPDLHAVAVLDRAQPVALINRAQFMNQYSKLYYREVWGRKPCVVHANFQPRLIERGHSVDELVGILTSEDQRYLADGFIVTDNGRYVGLGTGDQLVRSVTETRIEAARHANPLTFLPGNIPISQHIERLIKKKVRFVACYADLNNFKPFNDYYGYWRGDEMIRLLARLAMEQCDPQRDFLGHVGGDDFMLLFQSPDWRARGERLVQAFNTQALGLFDVQARDAGGIEADDRHGSLRFFPCTSVSIGAVVIDGGRFTRAEDVANLAALAKHDAKRAGSGLVERPVI from the coding sequence ATGGCGCACACGTCCGACTATTTTGAAAGCACGCTGGCCCAGCGTGTGAGTAAAGCCTCCCTGGGGATATCCGGCAGTGGCCGCGCCGTGCGCATTGCGGCTATTGAATCCCCGGAAGATGTTGGGCCCTTGCAGCGTGTATTGAATGCGTCCAGCCTGTATCCGGTGTTCCAGCCCATCGTGAATCTGGGCGACGCGACGATTCACGCCCACGAAGCATTGATCCGTGGCCCAGGCGGCAGCGCGCTGCACACGCCGGACGCACTGTTGCGTGCAGCCGCCAGCGAGGGGTTGGAGTTTGAGTTCGAGTACGCTTGTGTGGTTGCCGCTCTGCGGGCCTGGGGAAAAATGGATGTGCCGGGCCGCCTGTTTGTCAACATGAGCGCAGCAGCCTTGACCCAACTGCTGACCACCAAAGGCACCGGGGAGCTGTTGCGGCAGATGAATGCCTTGGGCGTTTTGCCGCGAATGCTGGTCCTGGAAATTACCGAGCATGAGCGGGTGGAAGACATGGACGCCCTCGCTGACGCTGTGGCACAGATCCGTGGAGCTGGTGTATCGCTGGCGCTGGACGACTTTGGTGATGGTCGCTCCAGCTTGCGCCTGTGGTCACAACTCAAGCCTGAGGTGGTGAAGATCGACAAGTACTTCACCAAAAACATCAGCCAGCACGGCGACAAGTTGAAGACCATACAGGCCCTGTTGCAGATTGCCGATATTTTTGGAACAGCCTTGGTCGCAGAGGGCATAGAGCGGCAAGACGATCTGCGGGTGCTCCGGGATTTGGGTATCAGTTACGGTCAAGGTTATTTTTTGGGGCACCCCAACCTGGCGCCCCTGCAATACCTGGGTGCCGATGCGCAGCGGGTCTTGGCCGAGCGCCAAATTGTGGTGTTCCCCGAACTCAGCCGTGCCACCCCCAATGGGCAGTTGCGCAACCTGGCTCTGGTGGATGCCCCCACGGTGCATGCCGACACCAGCAACGACGAGCTGGCCGCCTGTTTCGCACAGTGGCCCGATTTACACGCCGTGGCGGTGCTGGACCGTGCGCAGCCGGTGGCGCTGATCAACCGTGCACAGTTCATGAACCAGTACAGCAAGCTCTACTACCGCGAGGTATGGGGCCGCAAGCCCTGTGTGGTGCATGCCAATTTTCAACCCCGGCTGATCGAGCGGGGCCACAGTGTGGATGAGTTGGTTGGCATCCTCACATCAGAGGATCAGCGCTACCTGGCCGATGGATTTATCGTGACCGATAACGGCCGTTATGTGGGTCTGGGTACCGGAGACCAGTTGGTGCGTTCGGTGACCGAAACCCGCATTGAGGCGGCCCGCCATGCCAATCCGCTGACATTTTTGCCGGGCAATATCCCCATCAGCCAACACATCGAGCGCTTGATCAAGAAGAAGGTGCGTTTTGTCGCCTGTTATGCCGACCTGAACAACTTCAAACCGTTCAACGACTACTACGGCTACTGGCGGGGTGATGAAATGATCCGTCTGTTGGCGCGCCTGGCCATGGAGCAGTGTGATCCGCAGCGGGATTTCTTGGGCCATGTAGGCGGTGATGACTTCATGCTGTTGTTCCAAAGCCCGGACTGGCGTGCGCGTGGTGAGCGTCTGGTGCAAGCGTTTAATACCCAGGCGCTCGGCCTGTTTGATGTGCAGGCCAGAGATGCGGGCGGCATCGAGGCCGACGACCGACACGGGTCGCTGCGGTTTTTCCCCTGTACATCCGTGTCGATTGGCGCCGTGGTGATTGATGGTGGCCGTTTTACGCGCGCCGAAGATGTTGCCAATTTGGCGGCCCTGGCCAAACATGATGCCAAGCGGGCCGGTTCGGGCCTGGTGGAGCGCCCTGTTATTTAG
- a CDS encoding MlaD family protein, whose translation MTEPEVPLAPVTTDRLEFKARLLMVFMLLLVCGSVLFVMYARGAFDATQRLVLMAEDSEGVVIGMDLTFSGFPIGRVRGIELAETGKVRILVDVSQKDAHWLRTSSVFTLVRGVVGAPNIRAYTGVLDDPALPDGAVRTVLQGDVSAEIPKVISATRELLENLNTLVGSGGAVGGTLGNIQTLTAKLNGPGGALGVLLGNEQDAKKIVATLDRTNALLARLDGLAAKTDTQVFGEKGVLPETRATVVQLNALLGDARESLKKVDTVLQNAQAISANAKDATTDLGVLRTDVESSLRKIDGLVNEINRKWPFARNTDIQLP comes from the coding sequence ATGACCGAACCCGAAGTACCCCTCGCCCCCGTCACCACTGACCGTCTGGAGTTCAAAGCACGGCTGCTGATGGTGTTCATGCTGCTGCTGGTGTGTGGCTCTGTGCTGTTTGTGATGTATGCCCGTGGCGCGTTTGACGCCACACAACGCCTGGTGCTGATGGCGGAAGACTCCGAAGGTGTTGTGATTGGCATGGACCTGACCTTCTCGGGTTTTCCCATTGGCCGCGTGCGCGGCATTGAGCTGGCCGAAACCGGCAAGGTCCGCATCCTGGTGGATGTGTCCCAAAAAGACGCCCACTGGCTGCGCACCAGCAGCGTCTTTACCTTGGTGCGCGGTGTGGTCGGCGCGCCCAACATCCGCGCCTACACCGGTGTACTGGACGACCCTGCCCTACCAGACGGCGCTGTGCGCACGGTGCTGCAAGGAGACGTCAGCGCCGAGATACCCAAGGTCATCTCCGCCACCCGTGAACTCCTGGAAAATCTCAACACCCTGGTCGGCAGCGGTGGCGCAGTCGGCGGCACACTGGGCAACATCCAGACCCTGACCGCCAAACTCAACGGCCCTGGTGGTGCGCTGGGTGTGCTGCTGGGCAATGAGCAGGACGCCAAGAAGATTGTTGCCACGCTCGATCGCACCAATGCCCTGCTCGCCCGGTTGGATGGACTGGCCGCCAAAACCGATACCCAGGTGTTTGGTGAGAAGGGGGTGCTGCCGGAGACCCGTGCCACCGTCGTGCAACTGAATGCCCTGCTGGGCGACGCCCGTGAGAGCCTTAAAAAGGTCGACACCGTGCTGCAAAACGCGCAGGCCATCAGCGCCAACGCCAAGGACGCCACGACAGACCTGGGCGTGCTGCGCACCGATGTAGAAAGCAGTCTGCGCAAAATTGACGGCCTGGTCAATGAGATCAACCGCAAATGGCCCTTTGCCCGCAACACCGATATCCAGTTGCCATGA
- a CDS encoding ABC transporter permease yields the protein MSLTVSLQQWLAQMGRTGQQAVVDWLHLFSLSAKILVLALSPSSYTLDNRGFLLRNMYSNTAPILLGFTVLCALVTVILTRIVVVTAHSYGLSHYALQLVIRVLVLELIPITAALFVALRCTIPDGAELLALHAKGKLDMSPDKAWSGMQREVPPRLIAGLFAGATLAALSSVVVLVVAYLTSYGFTLSGLANFTRLFGQVFNPAVTVIFVLKIFFFCLTVALVPMASALVGMRGTAGMYATTVRTSAEMRGLVRMFSLILLIEMVSLAGNYY from the coding sequence ATGTCCCTAACGGTATCTCTGCAACAGTGGCTGGCTCAGATGGGCCGTACCGGGCAACAGGCGGTTGTTGACTGGCTTCACCTGTTCAGCCTGTCGGCGAAGATTTTGGTGCTGGCGCTAAGCCCCAGCAGTTACACCCTGGACAACCGCGGCTTTCTGCTGCGCAACATGTATTCCAATACGGCCCCCATCCTTTTGGGGTTCACCGTACTGTGTGCTCTGGTGACCGTGATCCTGACCCGCATCGTGGTGGTCACGGCACACAGTTATGGCCTCTCCCACTATGCCCTGCAGTTGGTGATACGGGTGCTGGTGCTGGAGCTGATACCCATCACCGCCGCCCTGTTTGTGGCCTTACGTTGCACCATACCGGATGGTGCCGAACTGCTGGCGCTGCACGCCAAAGGCAAGCTGGACATGTCACCCGACAAAGCCTGGTCGGGCATGCAGCGCGAGGTTCCCCCACGGCTCATTGCCGGCCTGTTTGCCGGTGCAACACTGGCGGCATTGAGCAGCGTGGTGGTGCTGGTGGTGGCCTACCTGACCAGTTATGGCTTCACGCTGTCAGGCCTGGCCAATTTCACACGGTTGTTCGGCCAGGTGTTCAACCCCGCGGTGACGGTGATTTTTGTGCTCAAGATCTTTTTCTTCTGCCTGACGGTGGCCCTGGTGCCCATGGCCTCGGCACTGGTGGGCATGCGTGGCACCGCGGGCATGTATGCCACCACCGTGCGCACCAGCGCCGAGATGCGTGGACTGGTGCGCATGTTCAGCCTCATACTGTTGATCGAAATGGTTTCCCTGGCCGGAAACTACTACTGA
- a CDS encoding Ppx/GppA phosphatase family protein, which produces MHMGNRLAAVDLGSNSFRLEIGRVEHCSFVRTEYLKETVRQGGGLDDDRNLTPQAMQAGWDCLARFGERLAGYKPGEVRAVATQTLREARNRDAFLERANTILGFPINVISGREEARLIYQGVAKMLPPSDERRIVLDIGGRSTELILGQGANPLVMESFRVGSIAWSTRYFSDGQFSKKSFAIAEIAAKAVLDEALDAYHPDRWDVAYGSAGTVGAIADVLVASGWPAGTVTQDGLDWLLDKLVAAQSADRLKLAGMREDRKAIIGGGVSIVRAIFNLLGIHTLHQAAGGLRHGLICDLLGTTNNHTDDLRVKTVQRLSTKFGVDTVHGERVGKVATHLFGQLMASSGTTDPSESDRHLRKLRWAAQLHEIGSHISHSEYHKHGAYILDHADAMGFSLSEMHRLSLLVLGHRGKLRKLEAALADTDLLAQLMALRLAVILCHARRDPDLVGMRLERVDAQGRTLQLRCRAGWAEAFPQSAYLLREEVQAWQKTPWSLDVIGC; this is translated from the coding sequence ATGCACATGGGAAATCGCCTGGCCGCCGTGGATTTGGGGTCCAACAGTTTCAGACTCGAAATCGGGCGCGTGGAACACTGCAGTTTTGTCCGTACCGAATACCTGAAGGAAACCGTGCGCCAGGGTGGCGGGCTGGACGATGACCGCAACCTGACCCCCCAGGCCATGCAGGCCGGTTGGGACTGCCTGGCCCGCTTTGGCGAACGCCTGGCCGGCTACAAACCGGGCGAGGTACGCGCCGTGGCCACCCAGACCCTGCGTGAGGCCCGCAACCGCGACGCATTTTTGGAGCGTGCCAACACCATACTGGGCTTCCCCATCAACGTCATATCCGGCCGTGAAGAGGCCCGACTGATCTATCAGGGTGTGGCGAAGATGCTGCCCCCGTCCGACGAGCGCCGCATCGTTCTGGACATTGGCGGGCGCTCCACCGAGCTCATCCTGGGCCAAGGTGCCAACCCCTTGGTGATGGAATCGTTCCGCGTGGGCAGTATTGCCTGGTCCACCCGCTATTTCTCCGACGGGCAGTTTTCCAAGAAGTCGTTTGCCATAGCCGAAATCGCGGCCAAGGCCGTGTTGGACGAAGCGCTGGATGCCTACCACCCAGACCGCTGGGACGTGGCCTATGGCTCCGCAGGCACGGTAGGCGCTATTGCCGATGTGCTGGTGGCCTCCGGCTGGCCCGCAGGCACCGTAACCCAGGATGGCCTGGACTGGCTGCTGGACAAGCTGGTGGCGGCACAGAGTGCCGACCGCCTCAAGCTGGCTGGCATGCGGGAAGACCGCAAGGCCATCATCGGTGGTGGTGTCAGCATCGTACGCGCCATTTTCAATCTGCTGGGCATCCACACTCTGCACCAAGCGGCGGGTGGCTTGCGCCATGGCTTGATTTGTGACCTGCTGGGCACCACCAACAACCACACCGACGACCTGCGTGTGAAAACCGTGCAGCGTCTGTCGACCAAGTTTGGCGTGGATACCGTGCATGGTGAACGCGTGGGCAAGGTTGCCACCCATTTGTTTGGGCAATTGATGGCTTCATCCGGTACGACCGACCCCAGCGAAAGTGACCGCCATCTGCGCAAGCTGCGCTGGGCCGCCCAGTTGCACGAGATTGGCAGCCACATCTCCCACAGCGAGTACCACAAACACGGCGCTTACATTCTGGACCACGCTGACGCCATGGGCTTCTCGCTGTCCGAAATGCACCGCCTCAGCCTGCTGGTGCTAGGCCACCGCGGCAAGCTGCGCAAGTTGGAGGCGGCTCTGGCCGACACGGACCTGTTGGCCCAGTTGATGGCGCTGCGTCTTGCTGTCATCTTGTGCCACGCCCGGCGCGACCCGGATTTGGTTGGCATGCGGCTGGAACGGGTCGATGCGCAAGGCCGAACCCTGCAGTTGCGCTGCCGCGCGGGCTGGGCGGAGGCCTTTCCCCAGTCTGCTTACCTGCTGCGTGAAGAGGTACAGGCCTGGCAAAAAACCCCCTGGTCTCTGGATGTCATAGGCTGTTGA
- a CDS encoding ABC transporter substrate-binding protein: MPSAQNPHRRALLRTLAGLGLAGTTPLWAQPSKGARAITVAQIADMSTNQIDVSKDFLVGSRVAWQDINSRGGLQGNAVKHLVIEVDGSAASLRSAVDSLKGLPQCVAVFGSCGDRAASQLVNALGRELPDLAHVAPWLQNVEAAAMPNTFPIFASRQEQIAHAIKSLSVMGITQVGAVYGSAEEHAAYRTDLEQVARALNLSIVSYATQGDLRDLAQSLQANSPRVLLFVGGTPELVRFSQGVEKQAAQRYIIAMSDVNLQSIQQMGMSRFTPMIATQVVPMVNSSLPVVKAYRTALGRLYDEPPTPLSLAGYMSARYTYEVLQTVDGSIHRSNTLQAFARRSAVDLGGFRIAPDSRTRGTAYVTQSMISADGRLVG; encoded by the coding sequence ATGCCCTCCGCTCAAAACCCCCACCGCCGCGCACTTCTGCGCACCCTGGCCGGCCTAGGCCTTGCCGGAACGACGCCCCTCTGGGCACAGCCATCCAAAGGCGCGCGCGCCATTACCGTCGCGCAAATAGCCGACATGTCCACCAACCAGATCGATGTGTCGAAGGACTTTCTGGTCGGCTCCCGCGTGGCCTGGCAAGACATCAACAGCCGTGGTGGCCTGCAAGGCAACGCCGTCAAACACCTGGTCATCGAAGTTGACGGCAGCGCCGCCAGCCTGCGCTCCGCGGTGGATTCGCTCAAAGGGTTACCGCAGTGCGTCGCCGTGTTTGGCTCCTGTGGTGACCGGGCAGCCTCCCAGTTGGTGAATGCTTTGGGACGCGAATTGCCAGACTTGGCACACGTAGCGCCCTGGCTGCAAAACGTGGAAGCCGCAGCCATGCCCAATACCTTCCCCATATTTGCGTCGCGCCAGGAGCAAATCGCCCATGCCATCAAGTCGCTGTCCGTCATGGGTATCACCCAGGTGGGCGCGGTGTATGGCTCCGCAGAAGAACATGCCGCCTACCGTACCGATCTGGAGCAGGTGGCCCGCGCCTTGAATCTCTCCATCGTTTCTTACGCCACCCAGGGTGATCTGCGTGATCTGGCGCAGTCCCTGCAGGCGAACAGCCCCCGGGTGCTGTTGTTTGTGGGTGGAACACCGGAGTTGGTGCGCTTCTCGCAAGGTGTGGAGAAACAGGCCGCGCAGCGTTACATCATCGCCATGTCGGACGTGAACCTGCAAAGCATCCAGCAGATGGGCATGTCGCGTTTTACCCCCATGATTGCCACGCAGGTGGTGCCCATGGTCAATTCCAGCTTGCCGGTGGTGAAAGCCTACCGCACCGCACTGGGTCGTTTGTACGATGAGCCGCCCACGCCGCTGAGCCTAGCCGGTTACATGTCAGCACGTTACACCTATGAGGTGTTGCAAACGGTGGACGGCAGTATCCACCGCTCGAACACCTTGCAGGCTTTTGCACGGCGCAGCGCGGTCGACCTGGGCGGTTTTCGCATCGCCCCGGACAGCCGCACACGTGGCACCGCCTACGTCACCCAGAGCATGATTTCTGCCGACGGCCGCCTGGTTGGATAG
- a CDS encoding fasciclin domain-containing protein has translation MSQNQAISTFRRTALVLVAAAALGACATKPSPANLADSVANNPSLSTFNTLVAQAGMSESLKSGGPFTVFAPTNDAFKAVPAAAMADLSKDPTKLKAVLSYHVVPGKMMAADIKNSNAKTLNGANLALAKAGDFVIVESATVVVADLGATNGVVHTIDAVVMPPKK, from the coding sequence ATGTCGCAAAACCAAGCCATCTCCACCTTCCGCCGCACCGCTTTGGTGCTTGTCGCCGCTGCGGCCCTGGGTGCCTGCGCCACCAAGCCCTCCCCTGCCAACCTCGCCGACAGCGTGGCCAACAACCCATCCTTGAGCACCTTTAACACACTGGTGGCGCAAGCAGGCATGTCCGAAAGCCTGAAGTCCGGCGGCCCTTTCACCGTGTTTGCGCCAACCAATGACGCCTTCAAGGCCGTTCCCGCCGCCGCCATGGCCGACCTGAGCAAAGACCCCACCAAATTGAAAGCCGTACTGAGCTACCACGTGGTGCCCGGCAAGATGATGGCGGCCGACATCAAGAACAGCAACGCCAAGACCCTGAACGGTGCCAACCTGGCCCTGGCCAAGGCTGGTGACTTTGTCATCGTGGAAAGCGCCACCGTGGTGGTGGCAGACCTGGGCGCGACCAACGGTGTGGTCCACACCATCGACGCCGTCGTGATGCCTCCCAAGAAGTAA
- the pstS gene encoding phosphate ABC transporter substrate-binding protein PstS: MRIAFKLPLLSLALASTVGFSGAVGAQEITGAGASFPAPIYSKWASEYNKATGVKVNYQSIGSGGGIKQIDSKTVDFGASDAPLTDEVLKAKGQMQFPTVLGGVVPVINVKGIEPGQLKLTGAVLGDIYLGKVSRWNDPAIKALNPTLALPDAAIAQVRRADGSGTTFIFTNYLSKVNAEWKAKVGEGTAVNWPVGAGGKGNEGVAAFVSRLPNSMGYVEYSYVKQNKLNYAVMQNQAGNFVKPDDETFKAAAAGADWSKSFYQILTNQPGKDAWPISGATFILMHLKQDKPASATETLKFFNWAYTNGGKSAADLDYVPMPPAVVAAIQKSWGEIKDGAGKPVAFK; this comes from the coding sequence ATGCGAATCGCGTTCAAATTGCCTCTTTTGTCTCTGGCTCTGGCCTCTACAGTGGGTTTTTCTGGTGCGGTTGGCGCCCAGGAAATCACCGGTGCAGGCGCATCGTTTCCCGCGCCCATCTATTCCAAGTGGGCCTCTGAGTACAACAAGGCCACTGGCGTCAAGGTGAACTACCAGTCCATCGGTTCTGGCGGCGGTATCAAGCAGATCGACTCCAAGACGGTGGACTTTGGCGCTTCCGACGCGCCGTTGACCGACGAAGTGCTGAAGGCCAAAGGCCAAATGCAATTCCCAACGGTGCTGGGCGGTGTGGTGCCTGTTATCAACGTCAAGGGAATTGAGCCTGGCCAATTGAAGCTGACGGGCGCGGTATTGGGTGACATCTACCTGGGCAAGGTTTCGCGCTGGAACGATCCCGCCATCAAGGCTTTGAACCCCACCCTGGCTCTGCCAGATGCAGCCATCGCCCAAGTCCGCCGTGCGGATGGATCTGGCACCACTTTCATCTTCACCAACTACCTGAGCAAGGTGAATGCGGAGTGGAAAGCCAAAGTGGGCGAGGGCACAGCCGTGAACTGGCCCGTGGGCGCCGGTGGCAAGGGTAACGAAGGTGTGGCGGCATTTGTGAGCCGTTTGCCCAACTCCATGGGCTACGTGGAGTATTCCTATGTCAAGCAAAACAAGCTGAACTATGCGGTGATGCAGAACCAGGCCGGTAACTTTGTGAAGCCGGACGACGAGACCTTTAAGGCCGCCGCAGCTGGTGCGGACTGGAGCAAGTCCTTCTACCAAATCTTGACCAACCAGCCTGGCAAGGATGCCTGGCCCATCTCTGGCGCCACTTTCATCCTGATGCACCTCAAGCAAGACAAACCCGCCAGTGCGACGGAAACCTTGAAGTTCTTCAACTGGGCTTACACCAATGGTGGCAAGTCTGCCGCGGACCTGGATTACGTACCCATGCCACCGGCAGTGGTTGCGGCCATCCAAAAATCCTGGGGTGAGATCAAGGACGGCGCAGGCAAGCCAGTCGCATTCAAGTAA
- the pstC gene encoding phosphate ABC transporter permease subunit PstC: protein MTQPPPVKRARSGPWADLVFGWLAKGAALLTLCLLIAILASLTISAWPAIEKYGFSFLTSTTWDPVKEEFGGLVMIYGTLATSFIALLIAVPVSFGIALFLTELSPAWLKRPLGTAIELLAAVPSIVYGMWGLLVFGPVLATYVQQPVQAAFDGVPYLGAFVSGPPVGIGILSAGIILAIMIIPFIAAVMRDVFEVTPPLLKESAYGLGATTWEVVSKVVLPYTKTGVIGGIMLGLGRAIGETMAVTFVIGNFNQLDSLSLFQAANSITSALANEFAEAGEGLHQASLMYLGLVLFFITFVILSLSKLLLAQLRKNEGSKT from the coding sequence ATGACCCAACCTCCTCCTGTAAAAAGAGCCCGTTCGGGCCCCTGGGCTGATCTTGTCTTTGGCTGGCTGGCCAAAGGTGCCGCCCTGTTGACCCTGTGTTTGTTGATCGCGATTTTGGCGTCACTGACCATCAGTGCCTGGCCGGCGATTGAAAAGTACGGTTTCAGCTTTTTGACCAGCACCACCTGGGACCCCGTCAAGGAAGAGTTTGGCGGTCTGGTCATGATTTATGGCACGCTGGCTACGTCTTTCATCGCACTGCTGATCGCCGTGCCCGTCAGTTTTGGTATCGCCCTGTTTTTGACCGAGTTGTCCCCCGCCTGGCTCAAGCGGCCCCTGGGCACCGCCATCGAACTGTTGGCTGCCGTGCCATCCATTGTGTATGGCATGTGGGGTTTGCTGGTGTTTGGCCCCGTGTTGGCCACCTATGTACAGCAGCCCGTTCAGGCCGCATTTGACGGCGTGCCGTATCTGGGTGCCTTTGTGTCGGGCCCGCCGGTGGGTATTGGCATCTTGTCGGCCGGCATTATTCTGGCCATCATGATCATTCCCTTCATCGCCGCCGTGATGCGGGATGTGTTTGAAGTGACCCCCCCTTTGTTGAAAGAGTCCGCCTACGGCCTGGGTGCCACCACCTGGGAGGTGGTCTCCAAGGTAGTGTTGCCCTACACCAAGACCGGTGTCATCGGCGGCATCATGCTGGGCCTGGGCCGTGCCATCGGCGAGACCATGGCTGTGACCTTTGTCATCGGCAATTTCAACCAGCTGGACTCCTTGAGCCTGTTCCAGGCGGCCAATAGCATCACATCTGCACTGGCCAACGAATTTGCCGAGGCAGGCGAGGGCCTGCACCAGGCTTCACTGATGTACCTGGGTCTGGTCCTCTTCTTCATTACGTTTGTGATTTTGTCGCTCTCCAAACTGCTGCTGGCGCAATTGCGCAAAAACGAAGGTTCCAAGACATGA
- the pstA gene encoding phosphate ABC transporter permease PstA: protein MNASAHQLKLAKFAYRKRVNQVATGLALAAMSFGLFWLFWILWETILLGLGGLSVATFTQMTPPPNDEGGLANAIYGSFVMVALATGLGTPIGVMAGIYLAEFDTKSWLASVTRFVNDILLSAPSIVIGLFVYAVVVSRFKSFSGYAGVLALSLLVIPVVIRTTENMLQLVPAGLREAAYALGAPKWKVILSITLKAARTGVITGVLLAVARIAGETAPLLFTALSNQFWTSSLSEPMASLPVTIFKFAMSPYENWQKLAWAGVFIITATVLGLNILARVLTRNKI, encoded by the coding sequence ATGAACGCGTCCGCCCATCAACTCAAGCTCGCCAAGTTTGCGTATCGCAAACGTGTGAACCAGGTGGCGACCGGCCTGGCCTTGGCTGCCATGTCTTTTGGCCTGTTCTGGTTGTTCTGGATTTTGTGGGAAACCATTCTTCTGGGGCTGGGTGGCCTGTCGGTTGCCACGTTCACCCAGATGACCCCACCGCCCAATGACGAGGGTGGTCTCGCCAATGCGATCTACGGCTCGTTTGTGATGGTGGCTCTGGCCACAGGGCTGGGAACCCCCATCGGTGTGATGGCCGGCATTTACCTGGCAGAGTTTGACACCAAGAGCTGGTTGGCGTCGGTCACCCGCTTTGTGAACGACATTCTGTTGTCGGCACCATCCATTGTGATTGGCCTGTTTGTCTACGCCGTGGTGGTGTCGCGTTTCAAGTCATTCTCGGGGTATGCCGGTGTGTTGGCGCTGTCCCTGTTGGTGATACCGGTGGTGATTCGCACCACCGAAAACATGCTGCAGTTGGTGCCAGCCGGCTTACGTGAAGCGGCTTATGCCTTGGGTGCGCCCAAATGGAAAGTCATTTTGAGCATCACACTCAAAGCAGCCCGCACCGGTGTGATCACGGGCGTCTTGCTCGCCGTGGCCCGTATTGCTGGTGAAACCGCACCCCTGTTGTTTACGGCCTTGAGCAACCAGTTCTGGACCTCTTCCCTGAGTGAACCCATGGCCAGTTTGCCAGTGACCATCTTCAAGTTTGCGATGAGCCCGTATGAAAACTGGCAGAAGCTGGCCTGGGCTGGTGTCTTCATCATTACCGCAACGGTGCTGGGTCTGAACATTCTGGCGCGGGTGCTGACCCGCAACAAGATTTGA